The DNA segment ataattttctttatttcccTTACATATTAGTTCTTCAACAACATGttcaagattttatttttctacaattttttcatataaaattttctacttttaaataattttgagtttttttttttataatttttatatagaatcaGGGTAAATTTGACATAAAGTATAAAAGCTGAGGACTAAAATTATTATACCAACTAAAAATGTGCCACTTAGCACTCGTGtgacaaaaaaaaaccaattttgaAAACATTAGCAACCAAATTGTAACATttataattaagtgaccaaaGCAAAAACTTACTATAATATTCTTCGGTATGGTACAATTAAGGGGGGTTAGTACTTATACACACTATGGGGACATATCCACATCAAACACGCACACATTATGTTCAAAGGgagctttttcctttttttaacaTTAACGACCACCATGTTTAGGTTGGATCAAATACCACGACCTGAGGTCAAAAAGGGTAAGAATGATGTCTTTAGATTGTTGCCCAGAATGAGTGTGTTGCATTTAAGGTTGTGCTTAAATGTGAGCATGATTGGAGATATATAGATGAGAATAAGGTCTTGGGGACCCAATAGGTGGACGACCATGTTGTCAGCTCCACAATTGATTCCTAGTGCAATGACACGACGACGGAGGATATGAAAATTGAGTAGTTTGGAATAAGAGTTATTAGTGTCGATAGTTGTGGGCAAAGACGGAGCCCAACGCTTGGCAAACATGGTGAGAACTAAGGAACAAGGCTAgaagtataataaataaattattatttataaaataaaattaaaaataagaaagagttgaatttggtTTAAGTCTTGTTTGTggttttttaaaatagtttatttataaaattatcattttaataaatatatcatgttagaaaaagaggaaaatagattttcatttatttataattttgtatgcatttttaaaaaatcttatttttatcAAAGAatgaagttttattttttttaattttaaaactttaaaattaagaTTAAGTTGACATAATATGtaaagttgagggttaaatttattgattttttagaattaagaccaaattgataaaacatgtaaatattaaaacactaaatttgttattatgctaaTGAAAAAAGAGTCACGTCAACACTCCAATAatgatcaaaatattaaaatttaataatattagtaattaaaataGGAATTTTTGAACTTgtatgaccaaaataaaaattggtGATTATTTACACAGTTTACCCATTATAAttgaagttttgatttttttagcttttaatattttgattattttattcaGAAAAGGACAAAAAATAATGGGGAGGCTTTCATTGTTAAGTGGAGGGGGGAGTTTGataagatagaaaaagaaaattaaattaggGGTATGGTTTCAAGGAAAAAAAGTAAGTAAGTAAAAAGAGGGGAGTCTCTTTTGAAAGTAAATTCGGATTAAGTTTTAGTTCAAATGATATAATTGTTATTACATTAAGAAGGAGAATGAGGGTTTCAGtatgtttttcttcttttatttaagGGTCGAAAAAGTTTTAGTTCAATTAGTACTGTTGTTATTATAGAAACAAGGAGGCATGTTTTTCTTCGATTCAAGGGTTGAAAATGTCTTAGTTCGGTTGGTACTAGAGGACATGGatttgagcatttttttctttaatttaaagattaaaagagAGATTATGAGAAATTTTATCATACACGTATACATGTGAAAATCACATATTTAGaacaaataaatgtgttaaaaaataacctacaataaaaaatgaaacgtatgatttgaaactaattaataatatcaCATGAGATATGTACGATATTacaataaaaaaagattaaattgtgactaaaatgaaatttaaaaataaaaatacatcaaattaaaaatactaCATGAATACAATTATTTGAACCAGTTTTctctatatttaaaatatttttatttcatttgataaaattttaataatttatttaattgaaacgAAAAAATCGATCAAACTATGAGCTCGACACCCAATTGGTTCGACTATCGGTGTGGTTCTGAAAACTTTGATCAAAATCACAAAGCCAAAATGATCACACTTGTAGAAAAAGCCCGatgagaggaagaagaaagaaaaatatatatatatatataagtaatgcaaaaaatgatatattttgtctttttttgtcGCATGTCaaattttttaatagatttaatggtTTGTCAAACAATTGAACTAGCAACGTGCCAACTTAGGAAAACaaatagtttaggtaccaattgTGACCACAAAAATGTTTACATaccaaaatgataaaaacatAATAGTTTAGGTATCAATTTGTAGGTTAAGTATTTTTCTTTGGCATTATAACTTATTTAGATCTTTAACTTTAcagaaaaaatcattttagtcctctatttaatttttcgtcttttttaacctttaaacttgTGCTTTTGTTAAATTAGCCCAAAACGAATGATAAAAAAGTTAAATAGCAGTTAACTTTGCTGACATGGTATCTACATGTCAATTCAAATGCATGTGatgttaacaattaattaattttttaaaaattcaaaaaaatggtaaaaatttctaaaaaataaaaaaataattaaaatcattttaaaatttttgtaaaaaaacaaatattataatttttttaaaattttaaaaatataaaaaatacatttttgttcttttttttttctcgttTCCTTTCTTTCCtacattctttattttttttttctttttactttctcttctttccatctttctctcttctttctttaGCCATTCGGCCTCCACTGATCATAAGCCTCTAAAGTGATGCTCCTTGTCCTCCACTCATGTTTTCCGGTTTAGATTTCCTCAAACCCAAaccaaaatcttcaaaaaaatcgaataaaaagAAACTTGATCCGTCGTCAGATCGGTCTCATTTTCTAGTATGATGCTCTTCACCATCCAAGGAAGATTTTCCTCAATGGGATCGTCAATTGGTCATCTCAAACCAATCCAAAACGGTTGTGTTCTCTCCTTTTCTTCTTTTGCAAAATCTTTGGTTAGTCTCGATTAGGGCTAACTCATGTTTGGGGTTGTGTTTTATGGCTCGAGGATGGGGTGGGTTTTGGTTAGTCTCTATAATGCTTTTCAATTTATTGATTTCTATATTCACTTGCCGGTGGTTATGTGCTTGTTTTCTGCATGAAAGGTATCCAAGAGAAATGGAGAAGTTCAAGATGAGGATTTGAAGAAGGAGCCATGAGTTTTTCAAGTTGATCTTCATATATTCTTGTATTTGTTGTTCATCACTAATTTATATCATATTGgttattatgtaaaaaaaaatgttgaaaaaattcaatcaactgaaaactcacaATTGGAAACTACTAGATAGAATTTTTCTTTAAATAGCAGGGGCGAATATGGGGTGGCAGGGCCCGgaccccctaaaatagaaaattttctatttaaaccctctaaaatttttaaaaatttaaattagtaaaaataaaattgtactttgaccccttaaaaatgataaaattttaatttaatcgtttaaaaattataaatatataagatattcaaatgatgaaattacatttttactattgtaaaaattacaatttaattttagccCCTAACAAAAGTTTTTGCCTTCACCTCTGTTAAATAGTGTAGAAAATGATAAGTAGAGAGGATTTATTTATCACTTAATAAAGAATAAAttcaattttactttatttcattaaagattatattatgttttatcaaataatataatcaataatataccaaataaattttataacttaaatttaaaattgtatttttctgTACTTATTTCTTTCATCACataattttttagtttatcaGCCTAACTCAAACTTTAACtatggtttgaatttttttattgttaagaCTCAATCTGTATAGATATTATTGTCAACACAAGATAACGTGAATTTAAGTGTGCTAAAATATATTATGAgtagataaattttaattttccatgtgttttattgaaaaaattacaGCTTCCGATAGAAATATCAGAGAAAAAAAGAACCCTTATTTCCataagaaagaaattttaattgcAGGAGCATTAGAAGCTCATTGGAACTTTACTTACCTACTACTTAACAATACCTTACATAAGAGTTATCAGTATGGCAGAGATTCCCTCTTATAAATATTGCCCTTTCATCTCTCCCTCCTTTCTCTTCACTTCAGTTAACAGTTCCTTTCAGTACCCTGTTTTCCCAGAAAAAGTTTCCTGGGTTTGGCTCTTGATCCAACCCATAAGTCTCTAGGGTTGGTACTGCTTTTTCATGTCTCTTTCATCTATTTCAAGTTCTGGgtaactttcttttttctttttttactgaATCATGGGATTTAATGTGTTTGTTGACAGTTTCAAAGATATGGCTGGAAAGGAGTTCACTGTTGATCTGAACAAACCCCTTATCttccaggtttttttttttttctttttacaacttTCGGTTTTGCTTTTCTCATATTTTGGTACAAACATGATGACAAAGGAAACATAAGCTAATAGCATCTTCACATGTTGATTATAAACTGGTAATGGCAGGTTGGTCACCTTGGAGAAGCTTACCAGGAATGGGTTCATACACCTATTGTGACAGATGAAAGTCCTCGCTTTTTCAAGAGTGATTTGATGGAGGTGTTTTTACCAATCTTTCCCCTTTGAAATACAGTAGATTATCTTGTAATAGGAGTAAagttgcttcttcttttttcctctcTCTAAGCAAGTTAAGAGTAAACTAGTTCTTTTTTAGACATGCAAGCCATTTGATTATTTTTTCAGATACaccagtttaaaaaaaattaattcattctttaatttaatgtataaaaattaatttattttatatttttcaataaaaaatgcaaaatgtaatttgacaagagcctccataatactttcactcttaaaatacttgatgattGCATTACCCAAATTTAGCTGGGTTTATTTTGGTTATTTCCGAGTTTAGTCATAGTTTGTGAATTGTGGTTGAAACAGATCCTGACTCGGACAGTGTGGTGGGTAGTACCATTGATATGGGTGCCGGTTGCAATGTGGTTCATCTCAATCTCTTACACAATGGGTCATACACTTCCCCTAGTTGTTTTAATGTCTGTTGTTGGAAGTTTCATTTGGACATTCTTGGAATACTGTTTCCACCGATTCCTTTTCCACATTGAAACAAAGAGTTACTGGTTagtgtctttttttttttcctcttggaCGGACTTATAAAGCACATACACATGCATACATATTTTATGAGAGGGTGTAGTAATTCATTGACAACATTGGTGAAGGGCAAACACTTTTCACTATCTAATCCATGGCTGCCACCATAAGCACCCTATGGATGGGCTAAGGCTTGTGATTCCACCTGCAGAAGCTGCTATACTAGCtataatggtatgtatatatatatatatatatgcattactttaatttttgtttccTTTTCATATATGGGTtgattaagaaaaattattaatttttagaaatatttatgaaaaaatctttgaaattttgtctaataatatttaaaagcaataatataaagttaattttgtcaaaataagtctcaaaatttaaaaccaaaaattaatataaaaaaatcgaaaatgGAACCGAGTGAATTCAGAAATTCTAAAAATCCAACCGAATCATCCCTACATACATTGCATGGTGTTTAGGGCTCTCACCTCtataattagtaatttaaaattttaaaaaaaacttttaattgagttggtgtcacgagtcaactaGACACTATCTCTgttgataatttattaaaatgttaatattgTCTACACTAAATTGGACAAGTGGGGGTACCGATTTAATAAGAGGTATAAATTCGGTTGATTCTTGAATTGGTTGAGTCGAGTTAAAAAAATCAGTTGAACTagtttttagtatatttttttacttttatttaattttttaataatttatttatctaaaatctttTGAACTGATTGGATTAAAAATCAATTGTCTAACCAATTCGATCACGGTATAGTTTCAAAAACAttacaaaatatttctttttatatatgtaaaataataaatattaatatgaatatatttttatctttttatatttttcaataaaataaaattgcgatgaaattcaaacttttaacttaataatttcaactaaaaattaaattttttttataaatatattttaccaacaaatataatttaaaaataatgaaattcaaaAACAAGTTGGTCCCATGTTAATTTTGACGTTGAAAACATCGGG comes from the Gossypium hirsutum isolate 1008001.06 chromosome A06, Gossypium_hirsutum_v2.1, whole genome shotgun sequence genome and includes:
- the LOC107934633 gene encoding dihydroceramide fatty acyl 2-hydroxylase FAH1, encoding MAGKEFTVDLNKPLIFQVGHLGEAYQEWVHTPIVTDESPRFFKSDLMEILTRTVWWVVPLIWVPVAMWFISISYTMGHTLPLVVLMSVVGSFIWTFLEYCFHRFLFHIETKSYWANTFHYLIHGCHHKHPMDGLRLVIPPAEAAILAIMFWNLYGILFTVSTRPALFGGGLIGYVIYDMIHYYVHHGQPTKQSIKKLKKYHLNHHFRIQNKGFGITTTLWDRVFGTLPKTKADKKSG